One Luteimonas sp. MC1825 DNA segment encodes these proteins:
- a CDS encoding RNA polymerase factor sigma-54 yields the protein MKPRLQTSLGQQLVLTPQLRQALHLLQLATPELEAEINAAVESNPLLDWAEPAAAGDADGADGDQHHDSAGNGAEAAREDDRGDDAWQDDGDGAWSGSGGGGGSDDGDGDGDASERIAQSETLRDHLSWQLNLSHLSPREVAIGEAIVDAIDDDGYLREPLAAIAEGLAPELDCSETEVACVLDKVQRMDPTGVGARDLGECLLLQLAALPADTPGLAGARRAVSSLIDRLPRLGVSGLAEALGCDGAEADTVLHLIRSLDPRPGAQVGGMPQDTYVVPDCSIVRRNGMWRVVLAGGSHSRLTIHRGYEQMLQHAAGADAGYLRGRLQEARWLLKNIEARGETLLKVVRCLVREQSGFLEFGAQALRPLTLREVAAQIGMHESTVSRAVSRKYVHTPRGTLPLRAFFASGIDTGSGGEASSTAIQDMIRKLVDAEDPRKPLSDARLAASLKDSGVPVARRTVAKYREALHIASSHERVRIS from the coding sequence GTGAAGCCTCGCCTGCAGACATCGTTGGGACAACAGCTGGTGCTCACGCCCCAGCTCCGCCAGGCATTGCACCTGCTGCAGCTGGCGACGCCCGAGCTCGAGGCCGAGATCAACGCGGCGGTCGAAAGCAATCCGCTGCTCGACTGGGCAGAGCCCGCCGCGGCCGGCGATGCCGATGGCGCTGACGGCGACCAGCACCACGACTCCGCTGGCAACGGCGCCGAAGCCGCTCGCGAGGACGACCGCGGCGACGACGCCTGGCAGGACGATGGCGACGGCGCGTGGTCCGGGAGCGGCGGCGGTGGCGGCAGTGACGACGGCGACGGCGATGGCGACGCCTCGGAGCGCATCGCCCAGTCCGAGACACTGCGCGACCACCTGTCCTGGCAACTCAACCTGAGCCACCTGTCGCCGCGCGAAGTCGCGATCGGCGAGGCGATCGTCGATGCCATCGATGATGACGGCTACCTGCGCGAGCCGCTGGCCGCGATCGCCGAGGGCCTCGCACCCGAGCTTGACTGCAGCGAAACCGAGGTCGCCTGCGTGCTGGACAAGGTCCAGCGCATGGATCCCACCGGCGTGGGCGCACGCGACCTCGGCGAATGCCTGCTGCTGCAGCTGGCCGCCCTGCCCGCCGACACGCCCGGCCTGGCGGGCGCACGCCGCGCCGTGTCCAGCCTGATCGACCGCCTGCCCCGCCTCGGCGTGTCCGGACTGGCGGAAGCGCTGGGATGCGACGGGGCGGAGGCCGACACCGTCCTGCACCTCATCCGCAGCCTGGATCCGCGCCCCGGCGCGCAGGTGGGCGGCATGCCGCAGGACACCTACGTGGTGCCCGACTGCAGCATCGTCCGCCGCAACGGCATGTGGCGCGTGGTGCTGGCCGGCGGCAGCCACTCGCGGCTGACCATCCACCGCGGCTACGAGCAGATGCTGCAGCACGCCGCCGGCGCCGATGCCGGCTACCTGCGCGGGCGGCTGCAGGAAGCGCGCTGGCTCCTGAAGAACATCGAGGCGCGTGGCGAGACCCTGCTCAAGGTGGTGCGCTGCCTGGTGCGCGAGCAGTCGGGTTTCCTCGAATTCGGCGCGCAGGCATTGCGCCCGCTCACCCTGCGCGAAGTGGCGGCGCAGATCGGCATGCACGAGTCCACGGTCTCGCGCGCGGTCTCGCGCAAGTACGTGCACACGCCGCGCGGCACCCTGCCGCTGCGCGCGTTCTTTGCGTCCGGCATCGACACCGGCTCCGGCGGCGAGGCGTCCAGCACCGCCATCCAGGACATGATCCGCAAGCTGGTGGATGCCGAGGACCCGCGCAAGCCCCTGTCCGACGCGCGCCTGGCGGCAAGCCTGAAGGACAGCGGCGTGCCGGTGGCCCGGCGTACCGTGGCCAAGTACCGCGAGGCGCTGCACATCGCGTCATCGCACGAGCGCGTGCGCATCTCCTGA
- a CDS encoding PTS sugar transporter subunit IIA → MTVGILLVTHEGIGTALAAVATTLLRTLPLRVEVFEVPFEGDPDALLPQASAALRRADGGDGVLVLTDLYGATPSNLAARLARLGTPVRRISALSLPMLLRVLNYPELTLDDLPAVAAAGARNGVLHDDA, encoded by the coding sequence ATGACAGTCGGCATCCTCCTGGTCACCCACGAAGGCATCGGTACCGCGCTCGCCGCGGTGGCGACCACCCTGTTGCGCACGCTGCCATTGCGCGTCGAGGTCTTCGAGGTGCCGTTCGAGGGCGATCCGGATGCGCTGCTGCCACAGGCGAGCGCGGCCCTGCGCCGGGCGGACGGCGGGGACGGCGTGCTGGTGCTGACCGACCTGTATGGCGCCACGCCAAGCAACCTCGCCGCGCGCCTGGCGCGCCTGGGCACGCCGGTGCGGCGCATCTCCGCGCTCAGCCTGCCCATGCTGCTGCGCGTGCTCAACTATCCCGAGCTCACGCTCGACGACCTGCCCGCGGTGGCCGCCGCCGGCGCGCGCAATGGAGTGCTCCACGATGACGCATGA
- the hprK gene encoding HPr(Ser) kinase/phosphatase — translation MNAAITARELFEQLRERLGLRWLSGQEGAVRQLETVDTVARRPSLAGYLNIIYPNKVQILGSEELAWLDGLDSRMRWETLQRILQYRPLALVVSKDQSCPQDLREMAEESATPLWSSPRRGHELLNLLQYHLAGALAPQVTLHGVFMEIYSVGVLITGESGTGKSELALELVTRGHRLVADDAPQFAQIAPDVLDGTCPELLQDLLELRGLGVLNIREMFGDTAVKRNKYLRLVVHLARPESTAEVRDPSGMVRLTGDLGFRRVLDLDVPMITLPVMPGRNLAVLTEAATRTHMLRAKGADPAVAFLARHSRFLEGSS, via the coding sequence ATGAATGCCGCGATCACCGCGCGTGAACTTTTCGAGCAGCTGCGCGAGCGGCTGGGCCTGCGCTGGCTGTCGGGCCAGGAAGGCGCGGTGCGGCAGCTGGAAACGGTGGACACCGTTGCGCGACGCCCGTCGCTTGCCGGCTACCTCAACATCATCTATCCCAACAAGGTGCAGATACTCGGCTCGGAGGAGCTCGCCTGGCTGGACGGGCTGGATTCGCGCATGCGCTGGGAGACGTTGCAGCGCATCCTGCAGTACCGGCCGCTGGCGCTGGTGGTGAGCAAGGACCAGTCCTGTCCGCAGGACCTGCGTGAAATGGCCGAGGAGTCCGCCACTCCGCTGTGGTCGTCGCCGCGCCGCGGGCACGAACTGCTGAACCTGCTGCAGTACCACTTGGCCGGTGCGCTCGCGCCGCAGGTCACGCTGCATGGCGTGTTCATGGAGATCTATTCGGTGGGCGTGCTGATCACGGGCGAGTCGGGCACCGGCAAGAGCGAGCTGGCGCTCGAGCTGGTCACCCGCGGCCATCGCCTGGTGGCCGACGATGCCCCGCAGTTCGCACAGATCGCGCCCGACGTGCTCGACGGCACCTGTCCCGAACTCCTGCAGGATCTGCTCGAACTGCGCGGCCTGGGCGTGCTCAACATCCGCGAGATGTTCGGCGACACCGCGGTCAAGCGGAACAAGTACCTGCGCCTGGTGGTGCACCTGGCGCGCCCGGAATCCACCGCCGAGGTCCGCGACCCCAGTGGCATGGTGCGCCTGACCGGCGACCTCGGCTTCCGCCGCGTTCTCGACCTCGATGTCCCCATGATCACCCTTCCCGTCATGCCCGGCCGCAACCTCGCGGTGCTCACCGAAGCGGCGACCCGCACCCACATGCTGCGCGCGAAGGGTGCCGACCCTGCGGTCGCCTTCCTCGCACGCCATTCCAGGTTCCTCGAGGGTTCGTCGTGA
- a CDS encoding 2OG-Fe(II) oxygenase, which produces MSDASALPLVAPDVAAAADAVRARFTSARPFAHCVIDGFFDDAFANALLREFPAFARGDHRNEHGEAGGKSVVEGIRGLGDAWRALDDCVQSPAFLDLVGRMTGIPGLLYDRDYFGGGSHDNRDGQSLDVHVDFNHHPATGWHRRLNLIVYLNHAWQADWGGALELHRDPRDPANNEVASVLPLFNRCVIFETTEHSWHGFPEIHLPAGRSDLSRKSVALYFYTRERHAGQTAPRHSTVYVDRPLPAHLQPGHVLDADDVAALHELLARRDQHNLRLYRELEGLQARLDQSTIGRLAGLARRAAGRLRHTRG; this is translated from the coding sequence GTGAGCGACGCGTCCGCGCTCCCGCTCGTTGCGCCCGACGTCGCCGCTGCGGCGGATGCGGTGCGCGCGCGCTTCACCTCGGCGCGGCCGTTCGCCCATTGCGTGATCGATGGCTTCTTCGACGACGCGTTCGCCAACGCGCTGCTGCGCGAGTTTCCCGCCTTCGCGCGCGGAGACCACCGCAACGAGCACGGCGAGGCGGGCGGCAAGTCCGTGGTCGAAGGCATCCGCGGGCTGGGCGACGCCTGGCGGGCGCTGGACGACTGCGTGCAGTCGCCCGCGTTCCTGGACCTGGTCGGCCGCATGACCGGCATCCCCGGCCTGCTGTACGACCGCGACTACTTCGGCGGCGGCAGCCACGACAACCGCGACGGCCAGAGCCTCGACGTCCACGTCGACTTCAACCACCACCCAGCGACCGGCTGGCACCGGCGGCTCAACCTCATCGTCTACCTCAACCACGCGTGGCAGGCCGACTGGGGTGGCGCGCTTGAACTGCACCGCGATCCGCGCGATCCGGCGAACAACGAGGTCGCGTCGGTGCTGCCGCTGTTCAACCGCTGCGTGATCTTCGAAACCACCGAGCACAGCTGGCACGGCTTCCCCGAAATCCACCTGCCCGCCGGTCGCTCCGACCTGTCGCGTAAATCGGTGGCGCTGTACTTCTATACCCGCGAACGCCATGCCGGCCAAACCGCGCCGCGGCATTCCACGGTCTACGTGGACCGGCCACTGCCGGCGCACCTGCAGCCGGGCCACGTACTCGATGCCGATGACGTCGCCGCGCTGCATGAACTCCTCGCGCGGCGCGACCAGCACAACCTGCGCCTGTACCGCGAACTCGAGGGCCTGCAGGCCAGGCTGGACCAGTCCACCATCGGGCGGCTGGCGGGGCTGGCACGGCGCGCGGCCGGTCGTTTGCGCCACACGCGCGGATAA
- the lptB gene encoding LPS export ABC transporter ATP-binding protein: MLVAEGLRKRYGQREVVREFGLTLDAGEVVGLLGPNGAGKTTCFYMIVGLVPADAGRIVLDGRDITGEPMHRRARLGVGYLPQEPSVFRKLSVADNIMLVLELRDDLDRQGREAELAKLMDELQVTHVAGQAGASLSGGERRRVEIARALAAKPRLMLLDEPFAGVDPISVGEIQRIVRHLKNRGIGVLITDHNVRETLGICDRAYILSDGGVLAQGAPDALLANPDVRRVYLGDAFRL; encoded by the coding sequence ATGCTGGTCGCGGAGGGCCTGCGCAAGCGCTACGGCCAGCGCGAGGTCGTGCGCGAGTTCGGCCTCACCCTCGATGCCGGCGAAGTCGTCGGCCTGCTCGGCCCGAACGGCGCGGGCAAGACCACCTGCTTCTACATGATCGTCGGCCTGGTGCCGGCCGACGCCGGCCGCATCGTCCTCGACGGCCGCGACATCACCGGCGAGCCCATGCACCGTCGCGCCCGCCTCGGCGTCGGCTACCTGCCGCAGGAACCCTCGGTGTTCCGCAAGCTCAGCGTCGCCGACAACATCATGCTGGTGCTCGAGCTGCGCGACGACCTCGACCGGCAGGGCCGCGAGGCCGAGCTGGCCAAGCTGATGGACGAGCTCCAGGTCACCCATGTCGCCGGCCAGGCCGGCGCCAGCCTGTCGGGTGGCGAGCGCCGCCGCGTCGAGATCGCGCGCGCGCTGGCCGCCAAGCCGCGGCTGATGCTGCTCGACGAACCCTTCGCCGGCGTCGATCCGATCTCGGTGGGCGAGATCCAGCGCATCGTGCGCCACCTCAAGAACCGCGGCATCGGCGTGCTCATCACCGACCACAACGTGCGCGAGACCTTGGGCATTTGCGACCGCGCGTATATCCTCAGTGATGGTGGCGTGCTCGCGCAGGGGGCTCCGGACGCGCTGCTGGCAAATCCCGACGTGCGCCGGGTCTATCTGGGGGACGCGTTCCGCCTGTAG
- the raiA gene encoding ribosome-associated translation inhibitor RaiA has translation MRIETHGQQMDVTPALREYVETKLGRLSKLYDPPLEMRTQLSIDKPDHLAEVTVSVSGKMLHADARAVDMYAAIDLLADKLDRMLVKEKKKLIDQHRRGGNPLRDGEVG, from the coding sequence ATGCGTATCGAGACCCATGGCCAGCAGATGGATGTCACACCTGCCCTGCGCGAGTACGTGGAGACCAAGCTCGGGAGGCTCTCCAAGCTCTACGATCCGCCGCTGGAAATGCGCACCCAGTTGAGCATCGACAAGCCCGACCACCTCGCCGAGGTCACCGTTTCGGTGTCCGGCAAGATGCTCCACGCCGATGCCCGCGCGGTCGACATGTACGCCGCGATCGATCTCCTCGCCGACAAGCTCGACCGCATGCTGGTAAAGGAAAAGAAGAAGCTCATCGACCAGCACCGCCGTGGCGGCAATCCGCTGCGTGACGGCGAGGTCGGCTGA
- the lptA gene encoding lipopolysaccharide transport periplasmic protein LptA: MSPRAASLLTVLALACAGSAWARSSDRNQPMDIDSSTMACSVEDTGGPCVFTGNVHIVQGTLDIRASKADVRRGGDDIEKVILTGAPVRLKQQLDSGGAIDASAQNVDYDLRTETVVFTGNVELVQPGRGTMSGARITYNMRTGQVQGAGSAAGGQIRTRILPKGAKPSPGGG; this comes from the coding sequence ATGTCCCCACGCGCCGCTAGCCTCCTGACGGTCCTCGCCCTTGCGTGCGCGGGCTCCGCGTGGGCCAGGTCCAGCGACCGCAACCAGCCGATGGACATCGACTCCAGCACCATGGCCTGTTCGGTGGAGGACACCGGCGGTCCCTGCGTGTTCACCGGCAACGTGCACATCGTGCAGGGCACGCTCGACATCCGCGCCAGCAAGGCCGACGTGCGCCGTGGCGGCGACGACATCGAGAAGGTCATCCTCACCGGTGCGCCGGTGCGGTTGAAGCAGCAGCTCGACAGTGGCGGCGCGATCGACGCCAGCGCCCAGAACGTCGATTACGACCTGCGCACCGAGACGGTGGTGTTCACCGGCAATGTCGAACTCGTGCAGCCGGGGCGCGGCACGATGAGCGGCGCGCGCATCACCTACAACATGCGGACCGGCCAGGTGCAGGGCGCAGGCAGCGCGGCCGGCGGCCAGATCCGCACGCGCATCCTGCCCAAGGGCGCGAAGCCCTCGCCGGGTGGCGGCTGA
- the rapZ gene encoding RNase adapter RapZ, which yields MSDAGHSLLIVSGMSGSGKTVALNTFEDIDFYCVDNLPAELLPDFVRSATHPERASQKLAVGIDVRSRGDLANLPEWLSAVGAMGLDPRLVFFDTRNDVLLKRYSDTRRRHPLTRLGLALNDAISLERQVLKPLRTQADVIIDTSELNVHQLRRRVLTELGLAMDSSLSLLFESFAYRHGVPQDADFVFDARALPNPHWDARLRPLSGRDDGVREYLEAQPDVLEYRKHVSDFLDIWLPRMRSSTRSYVTIAFGCTGGRHRSVYLAEAMAAHARAQGWHEVATHHRELD from the coding sequence GTGAGCGATGCCGGCCACTCCCTGCTGATCGTCAGCGGCATGTCGGGCAGCGGCAAGACGGTCGCGCTCAACACGTTCGAAGACATCGATTTCTACTGCGTCGACAACCTCCCGGCCGAACTGCTGCCCGATTTCGTGCGCAGCGCCACGCATCCCGAGCGCGCCTCGCAGAAGCTCGCGGTGGGCATCGACGTGCGCAGCCGCGGCGACCTCGCCAACCTCCCGGAGTGGCTGTCGGCGGTCGGCGCGATGGGCCTCGATCCCAGGCTGGTGTTCTTCGATACCCGCAACGACGTGCTGCTCAAGCGCTACTCCGACACGCGCCGCCGCCACCCGCTGACCCGCCTGGGGCTGGCGCTGAACGACGCGATCTCGCTCGAGCGCCAGGTGCTCAAGCCGCTGCGCACGCAGGCCGACGTGATCATCGACACCAGCGAGCTCAACGTGCACCAGCTGCGCCGGCGCGTGCTCACCGAGCTCGGGCTTGCGATGGATTCATCGCTGTCGCTGCTGTTCGAGTCCTTCGCCTACCGCCACGGCGTGCCGCAGGACGCGGATTTCGTGTTCGACGCACGCGCCCTGCCCAACCCGCACTGGGACGCCCGCCTGCGGCCCCTGTCCGGGCGCGACGACGGCGTGCGCGAGTACCTGGAGGCGCAGCCGGACGTGCTGGAGTACCGCAAGCACGTCTCCGACTTCCTCGACATCTGGCTGCCGCGCATGCGTTCGTCGACGCGCAGCTACGTCACCATCGCGTTCGGCTGCACCGGGGGCCGCCACCGCTCGGTCTACCTCGCCGAGGCAATGGCCGCGCACGCGCGCGCGCAGGGCTGGCACGAGGTCGCCACCCACCACCGCGAGCTCGATTGA
- a CDS encoding HPr family phosphocarrier protein, which produces MIERELLVSNKLGLHARATAKLVQALSGYACNVTLTAKGREVNAKSIMGVMLLAAGPGTAVLLRTDGVDEEAAADDVAALFERRFDEDS; this is translated from the coding sequence ATGATCGAGCGCGAACTGCTGGTTTCCAACAAGCTCGGGCTGCACGCCCGCGCCACCGCCAAGCTGGTGCAGGCGCTGTCGGGCTACGCCTGCAACGTCACCCTCACGGCGAAGGGCCGCGAGGTGAACGCCAAGAGCATCATGGGCGTGATGCTGCTGGCCGCCGGGCCGGGCACCGCCGTGCTGCTGCGCACCGATGGCGTTGACGAGGAGGCGGCGGCAGACGACGTCGCCGCCCTGTTCGAGCGGCGCTTCGACGAGGACAGCTGA
- the lptC gene encoding LPS export ABC transporter periplasmic protein LptC — MTWRTPVTLLLLVAALVSGWSAWRQRAGDAPASATSQRPDYVLQDFELVSLDSDGKEAFTLRAPSLKRDPRDGTMALASPVFLLPERDGLYWDLRARTGWISADSEEMRLRGDVLAVTDPAGARDMRMETEELDVFPGTRRARSAVAVTVSQPGTTMRGTGMEADLAGKRLQLLTKVQTRYVPTRR; from the coding sequence ATGACCTGGCGCACGCCCGTCACGCTGCTGCTGCTGGTGGCCGCCCTGGTGAGTGGTTGGTCAGCCTGGCGCCAGCGCGCCGGCGACGCGCCGGCGTCCGCCACCAGCCAGCGGCCGGACTACGTGCTGCAGGATTTCGAACTGGTCTCGCTCGACAGCGACGGCAAGGAGGCGTTCACGCTGCGTGCGCCTTCGCTCAAGCGCGACCCGCGCGACGGCACCATGGCGCTCGCGTCGCCGGTCTTCCTGCTGCCCGAGCGCGACGGCCTGTACTGGGACCTGCGCGCGCGCACCGGATGGATCAGCGCGGACAGCGAAGAGATGCGCCTGCGCGGCGACGTGCTGGCGGTCACCGACCCCGCCGGTGCGCGCGACATGCGCATGGAGACCGAAGAACTCGATGTCTTCCCGGGCACGCGACGGGCCCGCTCCGCCGTTGCCGTGACCGTCAGCCAGCCCGGCACTACAATGCGCGGCACCGGTATGGAAGCCGACCTGGCCGGAAAGCGCCTCCAGCTCCTCACCAAGGTACAGACCCGCTATGTCCCCACGCGCCGCTAG
- the ptsP gene encoding phosphoenolpyruvate--protein phosphotransferase, with amino-acid sequence MRRELPGHGASRGNALGRARVRQPHALVVAEEHIGVADVPGELARLHQALDAVREELRMMRSRLHGALAQEVGEFLDLHGLLLDDPELLQGLDDLIAKGLYGADYALRLQRDRLAAVFEGMDDPYFRSRIEDIDHVIRRVHAVLHQHDATVEGVAGEILVSDALAPSEVARLQSQGVLGIVTSGGSTLSHSAILARSLHLPLVVGAAHALGQVNDGDVLLIDGSTGLVIVDPDGDDLLAHRARVREGQRERRQLHRLRREPTRTRDGMDVRLFANAESREDVAEAHALGAAGVGLYRTEFLFLQRNELPDEDEQFLAYRDLVLGMTGRMVTIRTLDVGADKADRSGLALVNEPNPAMGVRGVRLALRRPDVMETQLRAILRASAYGPLRILVPMVTCREEVIAVRRAVRQATLRLRREGHVVAENIALGAMIEVPAAALALPSLIDKLDFISIGTNDLVQYLLAADRGNDALDALHSPLHPAVLQLLQAVIATARAHDTPVAVCGEMAGDAMFTPLLLALGLEEFSLHPGTLLEVRRAVRAHHLGELLQRAPALLRARNRAGIARWLRQCEAGT; translated from the coding sequence ATGCGCAGGGAGTTGCCCGGCCACGGCGCATCGCGGGGCAATGCCCTCGGGCGAGCCCGGGTGCGCCAGCCGCATGCGCTGGTGGTCGCGGAGGAGCACATCGGCGTGGCCGACGTGCCCGGCGAGCTCGCGCGCCTGCACCAGGCGCTGGATGCCGTGCGCGAGGAATTGCGCATGATGCGCTCGCGGCTGCACGGCGCGCTGGCCCAGGAGGTGGGCGAGTTCCTCGACCTGCACGGGCTGCTGCTCGACGACCCGGAACTGCTGCAGGGCCTCGACGACCTGATCGCGAAGGGGCTGTACGGCGCCGACTATGCCCTGCGCCTGCAACGCGACCGCCTGGCCGCGGTGTTCGAAGGCATGGACGACCCCTACTTCCGCAGCCGCATCGAGGACATCGACCACGTCATCCGCCGCGTGCACGCCGTGCTGCACCAGCACGATGCCACCGTCGAGGGCGTGGCTGGCGAAATCCTGGTCAGCGACGCGCTGGCGCCGTCGGAAGTCGCGCGCCTGCAGTCGCAGGGCGTGCTCGGCATCGTCACCTCCGGGGGCAGCACGCTGTCGCACAGCGCCATCCTCGCGCGCAGCCTGCACCTGCCGCTGGTGGTCGGCGCCGCGCACGCGCTCGGCCAGGTCAACGACGGCGACGTGCTGCTGATCGACGGCAGCACCGGGCTGGTCATCGTCGACCCCGATGGCGACGACCTGCTCGCGCACCGCGCCCGCGTGCGCGAGGGCCAGCGCGAACGCCGCCAGCTGCACCGCCTGCGCCGCGAGCCCACGCGCACCCGCGACGGCATGGATGTGCGCCTGTTCGCCAACGCCGAATCGCGCGAGGACGTGGCCGAGGCGCATGCGCTCGGCGCGGCGGGGGTGGGCCTGTACCGCACCGAGTTCCTGTTCCTGCAGCGCAACGAACTTCCCGACGAGGACGAGCAGTTCCTCGCCTACCGCGACCTCGTGCTCGGCATGACCGGGCGCATGGTCACCATCCGCACGCTCGATGTCGGCGCCGACAAGGCCGACCGCAGCGGACTGGCCCTGGTCAACGAGCCCAACCCGGCCATGGGCGTGCGCGGCGTGCGCCTGGCCCTGCGCCGGCCCGATGTGATGGAGACGCAGCTGCGCGCGATCCTGCGCGCATCCGCCTACGGCCCGCTGCGCATCCTGGTGCCGATGGTGACGTGCCGCGAAGAGGTGATCGCGGTGCGCCGCGCGGTGCGCCAGGCAACGCTGCGGCTGCGACGCGAAGGCCATGTGGTGGCCGAGAACATCGCGCTCGGCGCGATGATCGAGGTCCCGGCCGCGGCGCTCGCGCTGCCGTCGCTGATCGACAAGCTGGACTTCATCTCCATCGGCACCAACGACCTGGTGCAGTACCTGCTTGCCGCCGACCGCGGCAATGACGCACTCGACGCGCTGCACAGTCCGCTGCACCCCGCGGTGCTGCAGCTGCTGCAGGCGGTGATCGCCACCGCGCGCGCGCACGACACACCGGTGGCGGTGTGCGGGGAGATGGCGGGCGATGCGATGTTCACCCCGCTGCTGCTCGCCCTCGGGCTCGAGGAGTTCAGCCTGCATCCGGGCACGCTGCTCGAAGTCCGCCGCGCGGTGCGCGCGCACCACCTAGGCGAACTGCTGCAGCGCGCGCCGGCGCTGCTGCGCGCCCGCAACCGCGCCGGCATCGCCCGCTGGCTGCGGCAGTGCGAGGCCGGCACGTGA
- a CDS encoding HAD-IIIA family hydrolase, giving the protein MPPAPPASVSSDVLARAARVRLACFDVDGTLTDGRLYIGDDGRESKAFHVHDGMGLSLLRRAGITVAFVTARDSRAAEHRARDLGVDVHVGVKDKRACIEAMRERLGLAATQVAFMGDDLTDLEVLGAVGFAAAPGDAHPSILGHVHWQATRRGGEGAAREFCDLVLAAIDAGAAGAGGMPQ; this is encoded by the coding sequence ATGCCTCCCGCGCCCCCCGCCAGTGTTTCCTCCGACGTGCTCGCCCGCGCCGCCCGCGTGCGCCTCGCGTGTTTCGACGTGGACGGCACGCTGACCGACGGTCGCCTGTACATCGGCGACGACGGCCGCGAGAGCAAGGCCTTCCATGTGCACGACGGCATGGGCCTGTCGCTGCTGCGCCGCGCCGGCATCACCGTCGCCTTCGTCACCGCGCGCGACAGCCGCGCCGCCGAACACCGCGCGCGCGACCTCGGCGTCGACGTCCACGTGGGCGTGAAGGACAAGCGCGCCTGCATCGAAGCGATGCGCGAGCGGCTTGGGCTCGCCGCCACCCAAGTGGCGTTCATGGGCGACGACCTGACCGATCTCGAGGTACTGGGCGCGGTCGGATTTGCCGCGGCGCCCGGCGACGCGCATCCGTCCATTCTCGGCCACGTCCACTGGCAGGCCACGCGGCGCGGGGGCGAAGGCGCGGCGCGCGAGTTCTGCGACCTCGTGCTGGCCGCGATCGATGCCGGCGCTGCGGGCGCCGGCGGCATGCCGCAATGA
- a CDS encoding PTS sugar transporter subunit IIA, giving the protein MPYTDLLAAERIVLLSAPGTRDQVLEAAARLLCSADPAASEALAAGLRGREAVGSTAIGHGVAIPHCRSGAHAASAAFLKLSPPVDFGAPDGAPVDLVFAMGVPGGNAQQHLDTLSELATRFADAGFRDALRAAPDLPALRGLLLRDAVAGPATP; this is encoded by the coding sequence ATGCCTTACACCGACCTGCTGGCCGCCGAGCGCATCGTGCTGCTGTCGGCGCCCGGCACCCGCGACCAGGTGCTTGAAGCCGCCGCGCGCCTGCTGTGCAGCGCCGATCCCGCGGCCAGCGAGGCGCTGGCCGCCGGCCTGCGCGGGCGCGAGGCGGTCGGCAGCACCGCGATCGGCCACGGGGTGGCCATCCCCCACTGCCGCAGCGGCGCACATGCGGCCAGCGCGGCGTTCCTGAAGCTCTCGCCACCCGTGGACTTCGGCGCGCCCGACGGCGCGCCCGTCGACCTGGTGTTCGCCATGGGTGTGCCGGGCGGCAATGCGCAGCAGCACCTCGATACCCTCTCCGAACTCGCCACCCGTTTCGCCGATGCCGGCTTCCGCGACGCGCTGCGCGCCGCGCCCGACCTGCCGGCGTTGCGTGGCCTGCTGCTGCGCGACGCCGTCGCCGGACCTGCCACGCCATGA